One Phoenix dactylifera cultivar Barhee BC4 chromosome 14, palm_55x_up_171113_PBpolish2nd_filt_p, whole genome shotgun sequence DNA window includes the following coding sequences:
- the LOC103695601 gene encoding cytochrome P450 77A2, with amino-acid sequence MVMASLLSSSSASPSPSHLKLFFTALAFMLSLLVLLVFNKNRNTKKKSAALNLPPGPPGWPIVGNLFQVALSGKLFIHLARDLFKEYGPIFTLRMGARTLIVISTPELAHEALIEKGQLFASRPAENPTRTIFSCDKFTVNSAVYGPEWRSLRRNMVSGMLSTARLREFHPVRSAAMDRFIDRLRAEAEASGGAVWVLRNARFAFFCILLAMTFGLHLDEDDIVRIDAVMKKVLLTLNPRIDDYLPFLGFLFHKQRRHALQVRREQIDTVLPLIEKRRAILKDPRVDPSAAPFSYLDSLLDLKVDGRSAAAPSEEELVTLCSEFINGGTDTTATAIEWGIARLIEDPSRQARIHDEILAVCGDRPVDERDTEKMVYLQAFVKELLRKHPPTYFSLTHAAIQPAKLGGYDIPTNANLDIFLPTIAEDPRFWSNPTEFNPDRFLTGGEIADMTGVTGIRMIPFGAGRRICPGLGMGTTHITLLVARAVQAFEWRAHPSQPTLDFGDNVEFTVVMRTHLLAMVKPRK; translated from the coding sequence ATGGTCATGGCTTCCCTTCTGTCCTCCTCCTCGGCGTCCCCTTCTCCTTCCCACCTTAAGCTTTTCTTCACAGCACTAGCCTTCATGCTCTCCCTCCTGGTCCTTCTAGTCTTCAACAAGAACAGAAACACGAAGAAGAAGAGTGCAGCCCTCAACCTGCCCCCCGGCCCGCCGGGTTGGCCCATCGTCGGCAACCTCTTCCAGGTGGCCCTCTCCGGGAAGCTCTTCATCCACCTGGCCCGCGACCTCTTCAAGGAGTACGGCCCCATCTTCACCCTCCGCATGGGCGCCCGTACTCTCATAGTCATCAGCACGCCGGAGCTGGCCCACGAGGCCCTCATCGAGAAAGGCCAGCTCTTCGCCTCCCGCCCCGCCGAGAACCCCACCCGCACCATCTTCAGCTGCGACAAGTTCACCGTAAACTCCGCCGTCTACGGCCCCGAGTGGCGCTCCCTCCGCCGCAACATGGTCTCCGGCATGCTCTCCACCGCCCGCCTCCGCGAGTTCCACCCCGTGCGCTCCGCCGCAATGGACCGCTTCATCGACCGTCTCCGCGCCGAGGCCGAGGCCTCCGGCGGCGCCGTCTGGGTCCTCCGCAACGCCCGCTTCGCCTTCTTCTGCATTCTCCTCGCCATGACCTTCGGCCTGCACCTCGACGAGGACGACATCGTCCGCATCGACGCCGTCATGAAGAAGGTCCTCCTCACCCTCAACCCCCGCATCGACGACTACCTCCCCTTCCTCGGCTTCCTCTTCCACAAACAACGCCGCCATGCTTTGCAGGTCCGCAGAGAACAGATCGACACCGTCCTCCCTCTCATCGAGAAAAGAAGAGCGATCCTTAAAGACCCGAGGGTCGACCCTTCCGCCGCGCCATTCTCATACCTCGACTCGCTCCTCGACCTCAAGGTGGACGGCCGGagcgccgccgccccctccgaGGAGGAGCTCGTCACCCTCTGCTCCGAGTTCATCAACGGCGGCACCGACACCACCGCCACCGCCATCGAGTGGGGCATCGCCCGCCTCATCGAGGACCCGTCCAGGCAGGCCCGGATCCACGACGAGATACTCGCCGTGTGCGGCGACCGCCCGGTCGACGAGCGGGACACCGAGAAGATGGTATACCTCCAGGCCTTTGTCAAAGAACTCCTGCGAAAGCACCCACCCACCTACTTCTCCTTGACCCACGCGGCGATCCAGCCAGCCAAGCTGGGCGGATACGATATCCCGACCAACGCCAACTTGGATATCTTCCTGCCCACGATAGCCGAGGATCCCAGGTTCTGGTCGAACCCGACGGAGTTCAACCCGGACCGGTTCTTAACGGGCGGGGAGATAGCCGACATGACGGGGGTGACGGGGATCCGGATGATACCCTTCGGAGCCGGGCGGAGGATATGCCCGGGATTGGGGATGGGGACCACCCACATCACGCTCCTGGTGGCCCGGGCGGTGCAGGCCTTCGAGTGGCGGGCCCACCCCTCCCAGCCCACGCTGGACTTTGGGGACAACGTGGAGTTCACCGTGGTCATGCGCACGCATCTCCTGGCCATGGTCAAGCCCAGGAAGTAG
- the LOC103719848 gene encoding uncharacterized protein LOC103719848 isoform X2 gives MMSTGLNLVMTVIGFAVSTMFIVFVCTRLICARIQLRASRRAFPTASRSDLSVLERGIHGLEPVIVASFPTKKFGDQYFSSGQDIQIN, from the exons ATGATGTCGACGGGGCTTAATCTGGTGATGACGGTGATCGGATTCGCGGTGAGCACCATGTTCATAGTGTTCGTGTGCACCAGGCTCATCTGCGCGAGAATCCAGCTGAGGGCCTCCAGGAGGGCATTCCCCACCGCTTCCAGATCCGATCTCAGCGTC CTGGAACGTGGGATCCATGGATTGGAGCCAGTAATAGTAGCAAGCTTTCCAACAAAGAAGTTTGGTGATCAGTACTTTTCATCTGGACAGGATATTCA GATTAACTAA
- the LOC103695602 gene encoding fructose-bisphosphate aldolase 1, cytoplasmic-like, with product MSAYCGKYRDELIANAAYIATPGKGILAADESTGTIGKRLASINVENVEANRRALRELLFCTPGALQYLCGVILFEETLYQKTADGKPFVEVLKEGGVLPGIKVDKGTVELAGTNGETTTQGHDDLGKRCAKYYEAGARFAKWRAVLKIGPTEPSQLAINENANGLARYAIICQENGLVPIVEPEILVDGPHDINRCAEVTERVLAACYKALNDHHVLLEGSLLKPNMVTPGSDSKKVAPEIVAECTVRALLRTVPAAVPAIVFLSGGQSEEEATLNLNAMNQLKGKKPWSLSFSFGRALQQSTLKTWAGKEENVEKARAAFLSRCKANSEATLGAYKGDAGRGEGVSESLHVKDYKY from the coding sequence ATGAACTTATTGCCAATGCAGCTTACATTGCCACCCCAGGTAAGGGGATTCTCGCAGCTGATGAGTCCACTGGCACCATAGGCAAACGTCTTGCCAGCATCAATGTGGAGAACGTCGAAGCCAATCGCCGTGCTTTGCGCGAGCTCCTTTTCTGCACACCGGGTGCTCTACAATACCTCTGCGGCGTCATCCTTTTTGAAGAGACCCTTTACCAGAAGACAGCTGATGGGAAACCGTTTGTCGAAGTCCTCAAGGAAGGGGGGGTCCTCCCTGGTATCAAGGTAGACAAGGGTACCGTCGAGCTTGCTGGTACCAATGGTGAGACCACAACACAAGGCCATGATGATCTTGGCAAGCGCTGCGCCAAGTACTATGAGGCAGGGGCTCGTTTTGCCAAGTGGCGGGCTGTCCTGAAGATTGGCCCAACTGAGCCATCCCAGCTTGCAATTAATGAGAATGCTAACGGTTTGGCTCGATATGCCATCATCTGCCAGGAGAATGGCCTTGTTCCAATTGTGGAGCCTGAGATCCTTGTTGATGGGCCCCATGACATCAATCGCTGTGCTGAGGTGACGGAGCGGGTGCTTGCTGCTTGTTATAAGGCACTGAACGATCACCATGTTCTCTTGGAAGGAAGTTTATTGAAGCCTAACATGGTGACTCCTGGGTCAGACTCAAAGAAGGTAGCCCCAGAGATTGtggctgagtgcacggtgcgtGCTCTCCTGAGAACTGTCCCGGCAGCTGTTCCAGCCATCGTCTTCCTTTCTGGCGGTCAAAGTGAGGAGGAGGCTACTTTGAACCTGAATGCGATGAACCAGCTTAAGGGGAAGAAGCCATGGTCCCTCTCTTTCTCATTCGGCCGTGCGCTGCAGCAGAGCACGCTCAAGACATGGGCTGGAAAGGAGGAGAATGTTGAGAAGGCCAGGGCTGCTTTCCTCTCTAGGTGCAAGGCGAATTCAGAGGCCACCCTAGGGGCATACAAGGGAGATGCTGGCAGGGGAGAAGGTGTCTCAGAGAGCCTCCATGTCAAGGACTACAAGTACTGA
- the LOC103719848 gene encoding RING-H2 finger protein ATL38-like isoform X1: protein MMSTGLNLVMTVIGFAVSTMFIVFVCTRLICARIQLRASRRAFPTASRSDLSVLERGIHGLEPVIVASFPTKKFGDQYFSSGQDIQCTVCLAEYQEKDVLRILPYCGHTFHITCIDIWLKQHSTCPVCRISLRDSPDRKRAMQPVYSAASRSYHPETVESDPCHNRLAGHGCSAWTSENQRMDSTRTDHFSSEPSGTLGTLSTLSEVDRSIKNARRHETEGKHIESPSYS, encoded by the exons ATGATGTCGACGGGGCTTAATCTGGTGATGACGGTGATCGGATTCGCGGTGAGCACCATGTTCATAGTGTTCGTGTGCACCAGGCTCATCTGCGCGAGAATCCAGCTGAGGGCCTCCAGGAGGGCATTCCCCACCGCTTCCAGATCCGATCTCAGCGTC CTGGAACGTGGGATCCATGGATTGGAGCCAGTAATAGTAGCAAGCTTTCCAACAAAGAAGTTTGGTGATCAGTACTTTTCATCTGGACAGGATATTCA GTGCACAGTATGTCTTGCAGAATACCAAGAAAAAGATGTATTGCGCATTCTTCCATACTGTGGACACACGTTCCACATTACATGCATAGACATATGGTTAAAACAACATTCGACGTGCCCTGTGTGTAGAATTTCATTGCGAGATTCTCCGGATAGGAAACGTGCAATGCAGCCTGTCTACAGTGCAGCCAGTAGGTCCTATCATCCAGAAACTGTTGAGTCGGATCCGTGTCACAACCGACTTGCAGGCCATGGTTGTTCTGCTTGGACGTCGGAGAACCAGAGAATGGACTCCACTCGGACAGATCACTTCAGTTCCGAGCCATCGGGAACCTTGGGTACGCTTTCAACGTTGTCGGAGGTCGACCGCTCCATTAAAAATGCTCGCCGCCATGAAACAGAGGGAAAGCACATCGAAAGTCCATCATATTCTTAG
- the LOC120113119 gene encoding stress-response A/B barrel domain-containing protein At5g22580-like produces MGDFKHLVLAKFKDGVIVEKLMEGMRSLVAEMDTVRSFEWGQNVLSDNTLTQGFTHMFLLTFRSSDDLATYTNHPSHLEYAEKFTAAIDKVLLFDFPPVLVKPSA; encoded by the exons ATGGGAGACTTCAAGCATTTGGTTCTAGCGAAGTTCAAGGATGGCGTCATAGTGGAGAAGCTAATGGAAGGGATGCgaagtcttgttgctgaaaTGGACACTGTCCGGTCATTTGAATG GGGACAGAATGTGCTGAGCGATAACACACTAACACAAGGCTTCACTCATATGTTCTTGTTGACATTCAGAAGCTCGGATGACCTAGCCACCTACACGAACCATCCCAGCCACCTCGAGTACGCAGAAAAATTCACTGCAGCCATTGATAAGGTCTTGTTATTTGATTTTCCTCCCGTCCTCGTCAAGCCTTCAGCTTGA